Proteins encoded within one genomic window of Alphaproteobacteria bacterium HT1-32:
- a CDS encoding LysR family transcriptional regulator, whose translation MNWTSIAFDWNQVRAFLVTAEEGSFSAAARALRLSQPTLGRQVAALEQQLGVTLFERPGRKLLLTSSGLELLQHVRAMGEAAGRISLTASGQSQTIAGHVCITATDGISMYMLPDALKRLRKEAPGISIEIVASNDVHDLRRREADIAIRHGRPEQPDLIARFLRNIPMRLYATPEFLDQIGRPKATDDLSGVVFIGFEQTDRFTEWLNDIGLSLTAENFMLMSENGAVVWELVRKGLGIGIMAEEVARHFGGLECAFPELENVMVPMWLVTHRELRTSPRIRKVYDILAETLS comes from the coding sequence ATGAACTGGACATCCATCGCGTTCGACTGGAATCAGGTGCGGGCCTTCCTTGTGACCGCCGAAGAAGGCTCTTTCTCAGCCGCCGCTCGTGCATTGCGTTTGTCGCAACCGACACTGGGCCGGCAGGTAGCCGCACTTGAACAGCAACTCGGCGTCACTCTGTTCGAACGGCCGGGGCGGAAACTGCTTCTCACATCATCAGGGCTGGAGCTTTTGCAGCATGTCCGGGCGATGGGCGAAGCTGCCGGACGGATATCCCTGACCGCATCGGGCCAGTCACAGACCATCGCAGGCCATGTCTGCATCACCGCAACTGATGGCATATCGATGTATATGCTGCCCGATGCCCTGAAACGGTTACGGAAAGAGGCACCGGGCATCAGCATCGAGATCGTCGCCTCGAACGACGTTCATGATCTTCGGCGCCGGGAGGCCGATATCGCAATCCGGCATGGTCGCCCCGAACAGCCGGATCTGATTGCCCGGTTTCTGCGCAACATCCCCATGCGGTTATATGCAACCCCTGAATTTCTGGATCAGATCGGCAGACCAAAGGCGACAGATGACCTCTCGGGTGTCGTCTTCATCGGCTTTGAACAAACAGACCGGTTTACCGAATGGCTGAATGATATCGGTCTGTCGCTGACGGCTGAGAACTTCATGCTGATGTCAGAAAACGGTGCCGTCGTCTGGGAACTGGTTCGTAAAGGTCTCGGCATCGGCATCATGGCAGAGGAAGTTGCCCGCCACTTCGGCGGTCTCGAATGCGCCTTCCCGGAACTGGAAAACGTCATGGTGCCCATGTGGCTGGTCACCCACCGGGAACTCCGAACCAGCCCCCGCATTCGCAAGGTCTATGACATACTTGCTGAAACACTGTCATAA
- a CDS encoding thioesterase: protein MTNDITAPVVHAEGLPVCHRGAIYPWHHDHMGHMNVQHYIGKFDEATWNLFALFGVTAKTLREDGYNMAALQQDIRYKAELVAGDIIAVTSRIERLSNKTVTFSHEMRNLGTGAVSAQIRNIACFINSATRQSMAIPEDLRAQMTALVTEHDAICGTSDG from the coding sequence GTGACCAACGACATCACCGCACCGGTTGTTCATGCGGAGGGACTGCCGGTTTGCCATCGGGGGGCCATCTATCCCTGGCATCATGACCATATGGGGCACATGAACGTGCAGCATTATATCGGCAAGTTCGACGAGGCGACCTGGAACCTGTTTGCCCTGTTCGGTGTGACCGCGAAGACCCTGCGGGAAGACGGCTACAACATGGCGGCCCTGCAACAGGATATCCGCTACAAGGCGGAACTGGTTGCAGGCGATATCATTGCCGTGACCAGCCGGATCGAGCGTCTGTCGAACAAGACCGTTACCTTCAGCCATGAGATGCGTAATCTGGGTACAGGGGCGGTTTCGGCCCAGATCCGCAATATCGCCTGCTTCATCAATTCCGCGACCCGGCAAAGCATGGCAATTCCGGAGGATCTGCGTGCACAGATGACGGCACTGGTGACGGAACATGATGCGATTTGCGGAACGTCAGATGGCTGA
- a CDS encoding LysR family transcriptional regulator yields the protein MESDLAFFALLARRESFTSTGQEIGVSASAVSRRLARLEDRLGVRLLNRTTRRVSLTSEGETYLREASRILGEIESLEQKITGARETPKGLLRINSTLRFGRTCIAPMIAAYKQRYPEVEIQLILSDAPLNLVREGIDVGIRFGAPPDSQMVMRLLVRNRRYICAAPAYLQRHGTPAALGDLQKHNCIVLRQDHGTYDLWRFDDQNGEMQTAKVSGDLSTNDGEVALDWVLQGHGIMLRSEWDIARHVRDGDLRIVLPGFRQTAHISAVYPERHNLSARVRSFIDHLAATLTETEQGASLTLTPEDIRG from the coding sequence ATGGAAAGCGATCTCGCCTTCTTCGCCCTGCTTGCCCGACGGGAGAGTTTCACCAGCACGGGACAGGAGATCGGGGTTTCCGCCTCGGCCGTCAGTCGCCGGCTGGCACGGCTTGAAGACCGGCTTGGCGTCCGGTTGCTGAACCGGACAACCCGAAGGGTCAGCCTGACCAGTGAAGGCGAGACCTATCTTCGCGAGGCATCACGCATCCTCGGTGAAATCGAGTCACTCGAACAGAAAATCACCGGCGCCCGCGAGACACCGAAAGGTCTGCTCCGGATCAACTCCACCCTTCGCTTTGGCCGTACCTGCATTGCGCCGATGATAGCCGCCTACAAGCAACGCTATCCGGAAGTTGAAATTCAGCTGATCCTGTCCGACGCCCCCCTTAATCTGGTCCGGGAGGGTATTGATGTCGGTATTCGCTTCGGTGCACCGCCCGACAGCCAGATGGTCATGCGCCTGCTGGTTCGTAACCGCCGTTATATCTGCGCGGCACCCGCCTATCTGCAACGTCACGGCACGCCGGCAGCACTTGGCGATCTGCAGAAGCATAACTGCATCGTACTGCGACAGGACCACGGCACCTATGACCTCTGGCGGTTTGACGATCAGAATGGCGAAATGCAGACGGCAAAAGTCAGTGGCGATCTCAGCACCAATGACGGCGAGGTTGCGCTCGACTGGGTGTTGCAGGGCCACGGCATCATGTTGCGCTCGGAATGGGACATCGCCCGCCATGTACGTGACGGGGACCTGCGCATCGTCCTCCCGGGCTTCCGGCAGACCGCCCATATTTCAGCCGTCTACCCCGAACGCCATAACCTTTCCGCCCGGGTGCGATCATTCATCGACCACCTCGCCGCCACGCTGACTGAAACAGAACAGGGGGCGTCCCTGACCCTGACTCCGGAAGATATCCGGGGCTGA
- a CDS encoding gamma carbonic anhydrase family protein, with protein sequence MSGLILPYNDILPKIADDAFIAQNAVIIGDVEIGPEANIWYNVVVRGDVASIRIGARANIQDGTIVHVSRGRAGTVIGDDVTIGHMAIIHACTLESHAFVGMGATVMDGAVVEGGGMVAAGALLTPNKRVKKGELWSGSPAKYWRQLTDEENRTLPQTAAHYAKMAQSYRKVAEGK encoded by the coding sequence ATGAGCGGCCTTATTCTGCCTTACAACGATATCCTTCCGAAAATTGCCGATGATGCCTTTATCGCACAGAACGCTGTCATCATTGGTGATGTCGAAATCGGGCCGGAAGCGAATATCTGGTACAATGTTGTCGTTCGCGGGGATGTGGCGAGCATCCGAATTGGTGCGCGTGCCAATATTCAGGATGGTACGATTGTGCATGTCAGCCGTGGTCGCGCAGGCACCGTTATCGGTGACGATGTGACCATCGGGCATATGGCGATCATTCACGCCTGCACCCTGGAATCTCATGCGTTTGTCGGCATGGGAGCAACAGTCATGGACGGTGCTGTCGTTGAAGGCGGCGGCATGGTTGCAGCCGGTGCGTTGCTGACACCGAACAAGCGGGTGAAAAAGGGTGAACTCTGGTCCGGCAGCCCGGCGAAGTACTGGCGCCAGCTGACAGACGAAGAAAACCGTACATTGCCGCAGACCGCTGCGCATTATGCGAAGATGGCGCAGTCTTATCGCAAGGTCGCCGAAGGCAAGTAA
- a CDS encoding methyltransferase domain-containing protein: MTTNSAFWDRIAPRYARSRISDQASYDRKLAVTREHLAPEMDVLEFGCGTGSTAILHAPFVRQITAIDISGRMLDIARTKAADAGIENLSFRQDGIESFEADGRRWDVVMGHSILHLLADRQATFNKVHSLLRPGGRFITSTPCLSGPMSWLKPVLPVARGFGLVPEVAFFTPATLEQEISAAGFNIEHRWQPGRTKALFLIAVKD; the protein is encoded by the coding sequence ATGACCACAAACAGTGCCTTCTGGGACCGTATCGCGCCGCGTTATGCCCGCAGCCGGATATCAGATCAGGCGTCGTATGATCGAAAGCTTGCTGTCACACGGGAACATCTGGCACCTGAGATGGATGTGCTGGAATTCGGGTGCGGTACAGGTTCAACAGCAATTCTGCATGCCCCCTTCGTCCGGCAGATCACGGCTATCGATATCTCCGGGCGGATGCTCGATATTGCCCGCACGAAAGCGGCAGATGCGGGAATTGAAAATCTGTCATTCCGGCAGGACGGCATCGAGAGCTTCGAGGCAGATGGCCGGAGATGGGATGTGGTGATGGGGCACAGCATTCTGCATCTGCTGGCCGACCGTCAGGCGACGTTCAATAAGGTTCACAGTTTGCTCAGGCCGGGTGGTCGTTTCATCACGTCGACGCCCTGTCTCAGCGGTCCGATGTCCTGGCTGAAACCGGTTCTGCCGGTTGCAAGGGGCTTTGGTCTGGTGCCGGAAGTTGCGTTCTTCACGCCTGCTACCCTGGAACAGGAGATCAGCGCCGCAGGTTTTAACATCGAACACAGATGGCAGCCCGGCAGAACGAAGGCGCTGTTTCTGATTGCTGTAAAGGATTGA
- a CDS encoding N-acetyl-gamma-glutamyl-phosphate reductase codes for MTAEPTRIAILGASGYTGAELVRLLSRHTGGRIVAMTADRKAGVPFREVYPHLGQLDLPELDKVEDVDWSGVDFVFCGLPHGTTQEIIAGLPDHVRIVDLSADFRFTSLETYAIWYGHEHLAPDLQKDAVYGLTEIKREAIHGARLVANPGCYTTGAELPLIPLLIADQIERDNIIIDAKSGVTGAGRAPKEGTLYSEVSEGIHAYGVAKHRHAVEIDQELTEAAGEPITVTFTPHLMPMNRGILSTIYVTLKPGVSASDLHATLAARYADEPFVGILPEGEVPATRHVRGSNYTLIGVVADRVKGRAIIISALDNLVKGASGQAIQNMNVMLGLPETLGLDQQPLFP; via the coding sequence ATGACTGCGGAGCCGACACGGATCGCGATTCTTGGAGCCAGTGGATATACGGGAGCGGAGCTTGTGCGTCTGCTGAGCCGACACACGGGCGGACGAATTGTGGCAATGACGGCTGATCGCAAGGCCGGGGTGCCCTTTCGCGAAGTCTACCCGCATCTGGGACAGCTTGATCTGCCGGAACTCGACAAGGTTGAAGATGTCGACTGGTCGGGTGTCGATTTCGTTTTTTGCGGACTGCCGCACGGTACCACTCAGGAAATCATTGCCGGGCTGCCGGATCATGTCCGGATTGTCGATCTGTCCGCAGATTTCCGGTTCACCAGCCTTGAGACCTATGCGATCTGGTACGGGCATGAACATCTGGCACCGGACCTCCAGAAGGATGCCGTCTATGGACTGACGGAAATCAAGCGGGAGGCGATTCACGGGGCGCGTCTTGTGGCCAATCCCGGTTGCTACACCACCGGTGCAGAACTGCCGCTGATCCCGCTGCTTATCGCAGACCAGATTGAACGCGATAACATCATTATTGATGCGAAGTCAGGTGTCACCGGCGCCGGGCGCGCGCCGAAGGAAGGCACCTTGTATTCGGAGGTGTCGGAAGGCATCCATGCCTATGGTGTGGCCAAACACCGTCATGCGGTCGAGATCGATCAGGAACTGACGGAAGCTGCCGGTGAGCCGATCACCGTTACCTTCACACCGCATCTGATGCCAATGAACCGTGGCATTCTGTCGACCATCTATGTCACCCTGAAACCGGGTGTCAGCGCCAGTGATCTGCATGCCACCCTGGCGGCGCGATATGCTGACGAGCCTTTTGTCGGTATCCTGCCGGAAGGCGAAGTTCCGGCCACACGCCATGTCCGCGGATCGAACTACACGCTGATTGGTGTTGTTGCAGACCGTGTAAAGGGGCGTGCGATCATCATCAGTGCGCTCGATAATCTGGTGAAGGGTGCATCGGGACAGGCGATCCAGAACATGAATGTCATGCTGGGCCTGCCGGAGACGCTGGGCCTCGATCAGCAGCCCCTGTTCCCATAA
- a CDS encoding taurine dioxygenase codes for MTTTTDQLEIRPLTGAIGAEIFGVDLSGSLSNSLHEEIQQAFLKYKVIFFRDQTLTPAQQLEFSSHFGKPGIYPFLNHIEGYPEVIELLTTETDTVNFGSNWHSDTTYMPEPFLGTCLYALETPPYGGDTMFVNMTAAYEALSEGMKETLNGLRAVNTSAQKRSGGRAAKMKALSGMKDAYDMKSDVIEAIHPVVRTHPETGEKALYINKSHTERFDGWTDAESDPILNFLFDHCIKTEFVCRFRWEPGSLAFWDNRCTLHQAVGDYQGHRRRMHRVTIDGDAPF; via the coding sequence ATGACGACGACTACCGATCAGCTTGAAATCCGTCCACTCACCGGTGCGATTGGCGCAGAGATTTTCGGCGTAGACCTGTCTGGTTCGCTGAGTAACAGCCTGCATGAGGAAATCCAGCAAGCCTTTCTGAAATACAAGGTCATTTTCTTCCGCGACCAGACCCTGACGCCGGCACAGCAGCTGGAGTTTTCCAGCCACTTTGGCAAGCCGGGTATTTACCCGTTCCTGAATCATATCGAGGGTTATCCGGAGGTTATTGAACTGCTGACGACAGAAACAGATACGGTGAACTTCGGCAGTAACTGGCATTCAGATACGACCTATATGCCCGAGCCGTTTCTGGGCACATGTCTCTATGCTCTGGAGACGCCGCCTTATGGCGGGGACACCATGTTTGTGAACATGACAGCGGCATATGAGGCCCTGTCGGAGGGCATGAAGGAAACACTGAACGGCCTGCGTGCCGTCAACACATCAGCGCAGAAACGGTCTGGCGGACGGGCGGCCAAAATGAAGGCCCTGAGCGGGATGAAGGATGCCTATGACATGAAGTCCGATGTCATAGAAGCGATACATCCGGTTGTGCGCACCCATCCGGAAACCGGCGAGAAAGCATTATATATCAACAAGTCTCATACGGAACGGTTTGACGGCTGGACCGATGCGGAAAGTGACCCGATCCTCAACTTTCTGTTCGATCACTGTATCAAAACCGAGTTCGTCTGCCGGTTCAGGTGGGAACCCGGCTCCCTCGCTTTCTGGGATAACCGCTGCACGTTGCATCAGGCGGTTGGCGACTATCAGGGGCATCGTCGCCGCATGCACCGGGTAACGATAGACGGTGATGCGCCCTTTTGA
- a CDS encoding BCCT family transporter, whose protein sequence is MGVEMNDSTEPVPEEVPHPIDTEFETGQHNITPFGLDIHNPVFLISGLSIVVFVFITLAFQADATEFFGWLRPFLTSNFDWFFLASANVFVLFSIFLMISPLGKIRLGGDDATPDYSYLGWFAMLFAAGMGIGLMFFGVSEPMSHFASSMGGVASEGGVRTDWAPLGAAAGDIEAARNLGMAATIFHWALHPWAIYAVLALSLAFFTYNRGLPLTLRSAFYPLLGDRVWGWWGHMIDILAVFATLFGLATSLGFGTEQALAGLNYLFGWSTGNGAKVILIAAITGLAMISVIRGLDGGVKVLSEINIGLAALLLLFIIIVGPTATIFETILSGGLAYVKEVVPLSMPFGREDANFSQGWTAFYWAWWISWSPFVGMFIARVSRGRTVREFMFCVIVIPTLVSVVWMGAFGGTAIAQVVADAAAPVKAAALELKLFEMLKPLPFAMFTSFLGIILVLVFFVTSSDSGSLVIDTITAGGKTNAPVSQRVFWCTFEGVVAATLLLVGGAGALTALQAMAVSTGFPFTIVLLVMCVSLYIGLRQSAKLTK, encoded by the coding sequence ATGGGGGTTGAAATGAATGATTCCACCGAGCCTGTTCCTGAAGAAGTTCCGCATCCGATTGATACGGAATTTGAAACAGGGCAGCATAATATCACGCCATTCGGGCTTGATATTCACAATCCGGTCTTCTTGATTTCAGGGCTGTCGATTGTTGTTTTCGTCTTCATCACACTTGCTTTTCAGGCGGATGCCACGGAATTCTTTGGCTGGCTGCGTCCATTCCTGACGTCAAACTTCGACTGGTTCTTCCTGGCGTCGGCAAATGTGTTCGTGCTGTTCAGCATTTTCCTGATGATCTCACCCCTCGGCAAAATTCGCCTTGGCGGAGATGATGCAACGCCGGATTACAGCTACCTCGGCTGGTTTGCGATGTTGTTCGCAGCGGGCATGGGGATCGGCCTGATGTTCTTTGGTGTTTCCGAGCCGATGTCGCATTTCGCGTCCTCCATGGGCGGGGTCGCATCAGAAGGCGGTGTACGAACAGACTGGGCACCGCTGGGGGCCGCAGCAGGGGATATCGAGGCAGCCCGTAATCTGGGCATGGCAGCCACGATCTTCCACTGGGCACTTCACCCCTGGGCAATCTATGCGGTTCTGGCACTGTCTCTGGCGTTCTTTACCTATAATCGTGGTTTGCCGCTGACGCTGCGTTCAGCCTTTTACCCGCTGCTTGGCGACCGGGTCTGGGGCTGGTGGGGTCATATGATCGACATCCTTGCCGTCTTCGCGACCCTGTTTGGTCTGGCCACAAGCCTCGGCTTCGGCACGGAGCAGGCGCTTGCCGGTCTGAACTATCTGTTCGGCTGGAGTACGGGTAACGGAGCGAAGGTTATCCTGATTGCGGCGATTACCGGTCTGGCCATGATCTCGGTGATCCGGGGACTTGATGGCGGTGTTAAGGTGCTGTCCGAAATCAATATCGGTCTGGCCGCGCTGCTGTTGCTGTTCATCATTATTGTCGGCCCGACAGCGACGATCTTCGAGACGATCCTCTCCGGTGGACTTGCCTATGTGAAGGAAGTCGTACCGCTTTCAATGCCGTTCGGTCGTGAAGATGCGAATTTCTCACAGGGCTGGACTGCATTTTACTGGGCCTGGTGGATTTCCTGGTCACCGTTTGTCGGCATGTTCATTGCCCGGGTATCCCGGGGTCGGACGGTGCGGGAATTCATGTTCTGCGTCATCGTCATTCCGACGCTGGTCAGTGTTGTCTGGATGGGTGCTTTCGGTGGAACGGCCATTGCGCAGGTGGTTGCCGATGCGGCAGCTCCGGTTAAGGCTGCTGCACTTGAACTGAAACTGTTCGAGATGCTGAAGCCTCTGCCCTTTGCCATGTTCACCTCGTTTCTGGGTATCATTCTGGTGCTGGTGTTCTTTGTCACCTCATCAGATTCCGGTTCGCTGGTGATTGATACCATCACGGCTGGCGGCAAGACGAATGCACCGGTTTCACAGCGTGTGTTCTGGTGCACCTTTGAAGGTGTTGTTGCGGCAACCCTGCTACTGGTTGGCGGGGCAGGAGCCCTGACAGCCCTGCAGGCAATGGCGGTATCAACCGGCTTTCCCTTCACCATCGTTCTGCTGGTGATGTGTGTCAGTCTGTATATCGGGTTGCGACAATCAGCGAAGCTGACCAAGTAA
- a CDS encoding tartrate dehydrogenase has product MREYSIAAVPGDGIGGEVIRAGTRVLHAVAERDGGFKLRVEEFPWGTDYYLETGKMMPDDGLATLRPFDAIYFGSAGDPRVPDHISLWGLRLAICQPFDQYANVRPSRLLPGIRGPLRDAKPEDVDWVIVRENSEGEYAGVGGRVHTGLPEEVGMDVSVFTRTGVERIQRFALELARSRPRKKLTLVTKSNAQRHGMVFWDQVFEEVRQDFPDVETDKMLVDAMTTRMVLDPRSIDTVVATNLHADVLSDLAAALTGSMGIAPTGNLRPERDAPSMFEPIHGSAFDIMGKGIANPIGSFWSAAMMLDHLGEKAAAAALMTAVERVTADGKVLTRDLGGNATTEQVTDEVLAALEGRND; this is encoded by the coding sequence ATGCGTGAATATAGTATAGCCGCCGTCCCCGGTGATGGCATCGGAGGCGAGGTCATCCGCGCCGGCACCCGCGTTCTTCATGCCGTCGCAGAACGTGACGGGGGCTTTAAGCTGCGTGTTGAGGAATTCCCCTGGGGAACTGATTACTATCTCGAAACCGGCAAGATGATGCCGGATGACGGGCTGGCGACGCTCCGTCCGTTTGACGCCATCTATTTCGGTTCAGCGGGTGATCCGCGTGTGCCGGACCATATTTCGTTGTGGGGCCTGCGCCTTGCCATCTGTCAGCCGTTTGATCAGTACGCGAATGTTCGCCCCTCACGCCTGCTTCCCGGCATCCGGGGGCCGCTGCGCGACGCGAAGCCGGAAGATGTCGACTGGGTAATCGTCCGGGAAAACTCGGAAGGTGAATATGCGGGTGTCGGTGGTCGGGTTCACACCGGACTGCCGGAAGAAGTCGGCATGGATGTTTCCGTTTTTACACGAACGGGTGTGGAACGTATTCAGCGGTTCGCGCTGGAACTCGCCCGGTCACGGCCCCGGAAGAAACTGACACTGGTCACGAAATCAAACGCCCAGCGTCACGGCATGGTGTTCTGGGATCAGGTGTTTGAAGAAGTCCGGCAGGACTTCCCGGATGTGGAAACCGACAAGATGCTGGTTGATGCCATGACAACGCGGATGGTGCTCGACCCCCGGTCCATCGATACGGTTGTGGCGACCAATCTGCATGCTGATGTGCTGTCCGATCTGGCGGCGGCACTGACCGGTTCCATGGGCATTGCACCGACAGGGAACCTGCGTCCGGAACGGGATGCTCCCTCGATGTTCGAGCCGATTCATGGCTCTGCCTTTGATATCATGGGCAAAGGTATCGCCAATCCGATCGGCTCTTTCTGGTCGGCTGCGATGATGCTGGATCATCTGGGTGAGAAAGCGGCCGCCGCAGCACTGATGACGGCTGTTGAGCGTGTTACTGCCGACGGCAAGGTGCTGACGCGTGATCTTGGCGGCAATGCCACGACCGAACAGGTTACGGATGAAGTGCTGGCCGCTCTGGAAGGCCGCAACGACTAA
- a CDS encoding RidA family protein, producing MTVEHVDSGEILSQSVISGDVVYVCGLTATDRTLDIAGQTAEVLAKIDDRLAKCGSDKSKILMATIYLTSIDLKSEMNEVWKSWLGDLNRPARACVGGIELTPGVLVEIVVSAAR from the coding sequence ATGACAGTTGAACATGTAGATTCTGGCGAAATTCTGAGCCAGTCAGTTATCTCCGGAGACGTCGTCTATGTCTGCGGCCTGACGGCGACCGACCGCACGCTGGATATTGCCGGACAAACGGCAGAAGTCCTCGCCAAGATTGATGATCGCCTGGCCAAATGCGGTAGTGACAAATCCAAGATACTGATGGCAACGATCTATCTGACCAGCATTGATCTGAAGTCGGAGATGAATGAGGTCTGGAAATCCTGGCTGGGTGACCTGAACCGGCCTGCCCGTGCCTGTGTCGGTGGCATCGAACTGACACCGGGCGTGCTGGTCGAGATTGTCGTATCAGCAGCACGTTAG
- a CDS encoding AAA family ATPase, with translation MTQPTLHLFCGKMAAGKSTLAASIAAEEGAVLVNEDNWNNLLWPGEIRTIEDYADRAGRLRKVLFPMLVEMLRSGMSVVLDFPGNTRRQRAGLISLSQAAGVGHVLHLIETSDEECKRRLKIRNASGEHPFAPTEADFELFSSYFELPSSDEGLMIIKH, from the coding sequence ATGACACAGCCAACCCTACACTTGTTTTGCGGCAAGATGGCCGCTGGAAAGTCGACTCTCGCTGCCAGTATTGCCGCTGAAGAGGGCGCGGTTCTGGTGAATGAAGACAACTGGAACAACCTTCTCTGGCCTGGCGAGATAAGAACCATCGAGGACTATGCCGACAGGGCTGGCAGACTTCGGAAGGTTCTGTTTCCGATGCTGGTTGAGATGCTTCGTTCGGGAATGTCTGTTGTTCTGGATTTTCCGGGCAACACCCGGCGTCAGCGCGCGGGCCTGATCAGTCTTTCGCAAGCGGCAGGTGTCGGTCATGTCCTCCACCTGATCGAGACCAGCGATGAGGAGTGCAAACGCCGGCTGAAAATTCGCAATGCCTCTGGCGAGCATCCGTTTGCACCGACAGAAGCAGACTTTGAATTGTTCAGCAGCTATTTCGAACTTCCATCTTCCGACGAAGGCCTGATGATCATAAAGCATTGA
- a CDS encoding MerR family transcriptional regulator: MKDQFTIADLAAEFGVTNRTVRFYEDAGLISPARAGQRRIYSQRDRTRLRLIMRGKRLGFSIQEIREILDLYDMDGGEVGQLQHFLEKIAERRDHLEQQRQDIAAILNELERIEADCSERLTRLRSKQDEKKAQLSLTLG, from the coding sequence ATGAAAGATCAATTCACCATTGCTGATCTGGCGGCTGAGTTCGGCGTTACCAACCGGACGGTCCGGTTTTATGAGGATGCCGGGCTGATCTCACCGGCGCGGGCCGGGCAGCGCCGGATCTACAGCCAGCGGGACCGGACGCGGCTGCGGCTGATCATGCGTGGCAAGCGGCTTGGCTTTTCCATTCAGGAAATTCGCGAAATCCTTGATCTTTATGATATGGATGGCGGTGAGGTCGGTCAGCTTCAGCATTTTCTGGAGAAGATCGCGGAGCGACGTGACCATCTGGAGCAGCAGCGCCAGGACATTGCGGCGATTCTCAATGAGCTTGAACGGATTGAGGCCGATTGTTCCGAGCGCCTGACGCGGCTCAGGTCGAAGCAGGATGAGAAGAAAGCTCAACTTTCACTGACATTAGGATAG
- a CDS encoding aldo/keto reductase, translating to MIRRDFLKTAAATASLPLWAAPALGAEPATFLTRPIPATGELIPAVGMGTWITFNVGTSEALRRSRLGVLKTFFEMGGGLVDSSPMYGTSQDVLGWCLERLPENTSRNLISATKIWTPAGGSGSEQIAEARSLWHRNRIDVMQVHNLVDWEDHLIAIREAREQGLVRYTGITTSHQSRHREMAEIMNTEPLNFIQLTYNIEDRKAEQRLLPMAAERGIGVIVNRPFQRGALIRRLEGRPLPAWAAELGIQNWPQFILKFIISHPAVTCAIPATSQVEHMRENMAAMQGPMPDPAIRQQMISYVASL from the coding sequence ATGATCAGAAGAGATTTTCTGAAAACTGCTGCTGCTACTGCGTCGTTGCCGCTCTGGGCAGCACCTGCCCTCGGTGCTGAACCTGCGACATTTCTGACCCGTCCAATCCCGGCGACGGGAGAACTGATTCCGGCAGTCGGTATGGGAACCTGGATCACCTTCAATGTCGGCACCAGCGAGGCATTGCGCCGGTCACGGCTGGGTGTGCTTAAAACCTTCTTTGAGATGGGTGGCGGCCTGGTTGACAGCTCTCCCATGTACGGGACGTCACAGGACGTACTGGGCTGGTGTCTCGAACGCCTGCCGGAAAACACATCCCGCAACCTGATATCTGCTACAAAAATCTGGACTCCCGCAGGCGGTTCCGGATCAGAGCAGATAGCCGAAGCACGGTCGCTCTGGCATCGGAACCGCATCGATGTGATGCAGGTCCACAATCTGGTCGACTGGGAAGATCATCTGATCGCAATCAGAGAGGCCCGGGAACAGGGTCTGGTCCGCTATACCGGCATCACCACCTCGCACCAGTCGCGACATCGGGAAATGGCTGAAATCATGAATACCGAGCCGTTGAATTTCATCCAGCTGACCTACAATATCGAGGATCGGAAAGCAGAGCAGCGCCTTCTGCCGATGGCGGCAGAACGGGGTATCGGGGTAATTGTGAACCGGCCGTTCCAGCGCGGTGCACTGATCCGCAGACTGGAAGGCAGGCCACTGCCAGCCTGGGCGGCGGAACTCGGAATTCAGAACTGGCCCCAGTTCATCCTGAAATTCATCATTTCTCACCCGGCAGTTACCTGCGCAATACCGGCAACATCGCAGGTTGAACATATGCGGGAGAACATGGCCGCGATGCAGGGCCCGATGCCGGATCCCGCCATACGCCAGCAGATGATCAGCTACGTCGCCTCGCTATGA